A window from Candidatus Nitrospira neomarina encodes these proteins:
- the tkt gene encoding transketolase: protein MNTTEATTLSPAQLEQLSINTIRFLSVDAVQKANSGHPGLPLGAAPMAYVLWTRFLQHNPSNPHWFNRDRFVLSAGHGSMLLYSLLYLTGYDLPLDQIKQFRQWGSLTPGHPERGVTPGVETTTGPLGQGFGNGVGMAIAEAYLAGRYNRPGFEIIHHYTYGLVSDGDLMEGVAAETASLAGHLKLDKLIYLYDDNRITLAASTELTFTEDRAKRFAAYGWHTQTVEDGNDVNAIDRAFHAARQDTARPSLILVRTHIGYGSPNKQDTFHAHGSPLGEEEVRLTKQKLGWPVDPPFLVPDAVEQHCRQAIDQGRQTESEWHATFAAYEKEYPDLAQELRLLIQGELPQGWDANIPQFPVDAKGLATRVASGKIMDEISRTLPGLIGGSADLNPSTFTELTEAGNFGHSSMAVGDLQGSAGGGWSYAGRNLQFGVREHAMGAIMNGMATHGGTLPFGATFLTFSDYMRPPIRLAALMGLQVVYVFTHDSLALGEDGPTHQSVEQVASLRAIPNLIVIRPGDANETAVAWRVAIETRDRPVALILTRQSVPTLDRTEFSAAAGLQRGGYILADAPKGNPDLILIASGSEVPLIVEARQKLQEQQYQVRLVSMPSWELFEAQSQEYRNTVLPGAVGARLAVEAGVSQGWSRYVGNHGDVLAVDHFGASAPGAIVMREYGFTVANVCRRALALLETTR from the coding sequence ATGAATACCACAGAAGCAACCACTCTCAGTCCGGCACAATTGGAGCAATTGTCGATCAATACGATTCGTTTTTTGTCGGTGGATGCCGTGCAAAAGGCCAACAGTGGTCACCCGGGCCTCCCACTGGGCGCGGCCCCGATGGCCTATGTCCTGTGGACACGATTTCTTCAACATAACCCCTCCAACCCTCACTGGTTCAATCGAGACCGATTCGTTCTGTCGGCCGGACACGGGTCGATGCTGTTGTACAGCTTGCTCTATCTCACCGGTTATGATTTGCCGCTCGATCAGATCAAACAGTTTCGCCAATGGGGCAGCCTCACGCCGGGTCATCCCGAGCGAGGGGTAACCCCCGGCGTTGAAACTACCACAGGCCCGCTCGGTCAGGGATTCGGCAATGGAGTGGGCATGGCCATCGCCGAAGCGTATCTCGCCGGCCGTTACAATCGACCCGGATTCGAGATCATACATCATTACACCTACGGGCTGGTCAGCGACGGTGACCTGATGGAAGGCGTGGCGGCCGAAACAGCATCGCTTGCGGGTCATTTGAAACTGGACAAGCTGATCTATCTATACGACGATAATCGGATCACCCTCGCCGCGTCCACAGAACTCACGTTCACCGAGGACCGCGCCAAACGATTTGCGGCGTATGGCTGGCACACGCAAACGGTCGAGGACGGCAACGACGTCAACGCTATCGACCGCGCTTTCCATGCGGCGCGTCAGGACACAGCACGACCCTCACTGATCCTCGTGCGAACGCATATTGGCTATGGTTCCCCCAACAAACAAGACACCTTTCACGCGCATGGTTCCCCACTAGGCGAGGAGGAAGTGAGACTAACAAAGCAGAAGCTCGGCTGGCCTGTCGACCCGCCATTTCTTGTTCCGGATGCAGTCGAGCAGCATTGCCGCCAGGCCATTGACCAGGGTCGCCAAACGGAATCGGAATGGCATGCGACGTTTGCGGCATATGAAAAAGAATATCCGGACCTTGCCCAAGAACTTCGCTTACTCATCCAGGGCGAATTACCCCAGGGCTGGGACGCGAACATCCCGCAATTTCCCGTCGATGCCAAAGGCTTAGCCACCCGCGTCGCCTCGGGAAAAATAATGGACGAAATCAGCAGGACACTCCCTGGCCTGATCGGAGGCTCGGCTGACTTGAATCCTTCCACGTTCACGGAATTAACCGAAGCCGGCAATTTTGGGCATTCGTCCATGGCAGTCGGTGATCTACAAGGATCGGCAGGCGGCGGATGGAGTTATGCCGGCCGTAATCTCCAGTTCGGGGTTCGGGAGCATGCAATGGGTGCCATCATGAACGGCATGGCCACGCACGGAGGCACCCTCCCATTCGGGGCCACATTTCTGACCTTCTCCGATTACATGCGGCCGCCGATCCGACTCGCCGCGCTGATGGGGTTACAGGTGGTCTATGTGTTCACGCATGACAGCCTCGCACTAGGTGAAGACGGCCCAACCCACCAATCCGTGGAACAGGTCGCCAGCCTTCGGGCGATTCCGAATCTGATCGTGATCCGTCCCGGCGACGCCAACGAGACGGCGGTGGCTTGGCGCGTTGCCATCGAAACACGGGATCGCCCGGTGGCTTTAATCCTGACGCGACAATCGGTGCCGACGCTCGACCGCACAGAGTTTTCCGCTGCAGCTGGCCTGCAGCGCGGTGGATATATCCTGGCCGATGCCCCGAAGGGAAATCCTGATCTCATTCTGATCGCCAGCGGGTCTGAAGTTCCGCTGATTGTGGAAGCGCGACAGAAACTTCAGGAACAACAATACCAGGTGCGCCTCGTCTCGATGCCGAGTTGGGAACTGTTTGAAGCCCAGTCCCAGGAATACCGTAACACGGTATTGCCGGGGGCAGTCGGCGCAAGACTTGCGGTCGAAGCCGGAGTGTCTCAGGGTTGGTCCCGCTATGTCGGCAACCATGGTGACGTGCTCGCCGTGGATCATTTTGGTGCATCGGCCCCCGGCGCAATTGTCATGCGAGAGTATGGCTTCACTGTCGCCAATGTATGCAGAAGGGCTCTGGCTCTACTGGAAACGACACGTTGA
- a CDS encoding TrkH family potassium uptake protein produces MALITIGTFLLKTPWATRPGQSLSFLNALFTATSAVTVTGLIVADTEKDFTLFGQIVILTLIQLGGLGYAMLATVILIAVGQRIGLRNRMMVAEALSSVDLAGSIRFVKTILIITFTFEGVGASILAARFSQEMPFFEACWHGIFHAVSAFNNAGFSTFSQNLIPYCDDILVNVSITLLFVLGGIGFIVFRDLLSYYQKERYRIQTHTRLALLVSVSLWVIGTIGFYLLEMHSPATLGSQAPASGAMAAAFHSGAARTAGFNTLDLSLLRPSTLYMLILLMIIGGSPGGTAGGIKTTTFGIVCLSVWAVFRKRLDVEFHYRRMPLHLVLQALAIMFLAIGAVTTLTFFLALIENKPFLALMFEVASALGTVGFSVGNGGVLSLSAILTDFGKVIILCSMLLGRFGPLLVGLVSLTPPVRMLYRFPQAKVAIG; encoded by the coding sequence ATGGCCTTGATCACTATAGGAACGTTCCTACTGAAAACCCCATGGGCCACCCGCCCAGGTCAATCATTAAGTTTTCTCAACGCCCTCTTTACGGCAACTTCGGCAGTAACGGTCACCGGCCTAATTGTGGCGGACACGGAAAAAGATTTCACCTTATTCGGACAGATCGTCATTTTGACCCTCATCCAATTGGGAGGGTTGGGGTACGCGATGCTCGCGACCGTCATTCTCATCGCCGTGGGACAACGCATCGGACTACGAAACCGCATGATGGTGGCGGAGGCGCTCAGTTCAGTGGATTTAGCGGGATCGATCCGTTTTGTCAAAACCATTTTGATCATCACCTTTACCTTTGAAGGCGTGGGTGCATCCATACTCGCCGCGCGGTTTTCCCAGGAAATGCCCTTTTTTGAAGCCTGCTGGCATGGTATTTTTCATGCCGTTTCCGCCTTTAACAATGCGGGATTTTCGACGTTTTCTCAAAATCTGATCCCCTATTGTGACGATATCCTGGTCAATGTTTCCATTACTCTCCTTTTCGTTCTGGGCGGCATTGGGTTTATCGTCTTTCGCGACCTGCTGAGTTATTACCAAAAAGAACGGTATCGAATTCAAACCCATACGAGGCTGGCCTTACTCGTTTCGGTAAGCTTATGGGTGATTGGAACGATAGGATTTTATTTATTGGAAATGCATAGTCCGGCCACGCTTGGCTCGCAAGCTCCTGCATCGGGAGCCATGGCCGCCGCCTTTCATTCGGGAGCCGCCCGGACAGCAGGATTCAATACGCTGGACCTGAGCCTCCTCCGACCCAGCACGTTATATATGTTGATTTTGCTGATGATCATCGGGGGATCACCGGGAGGGACCGCTGGAGGGATTAAAACCACCACGTTCGGCATTGTGTGTTTATCAGTCTGGGCCGTCTTCCGGAAACGACTGGATGTGGAGTTTCACTACCGACGGATGCCTCTCCATCTCGTCTTGCAAGCTCTGGCAATTATGTTCCTGGCCATTGGAGCGGTCACCACGTTAACCTTTTTTCTCGCCTTAATTGAAAATAAGCCGTTTTTGGCTCTCATGTTTGAAGTGGCCTCCGCATTGGGTACGGTTGGGTTTTCCGTCGGAAACGGAGGCGTGCTCAGTCTCTCCGCGATACTCACTGATTTTGGAAAGGTCATTATTCTTTGCAGTATGCTTCTCGGGAGATTCGGACCTCTCCTGGTCGGTCTTGTCTCTCTCACTCCACCCGTCCGCATGCTCTATCGTTTTCCTCAGGCCAAAGTTGCGATAGGGTAA
- a CDS encoding response regulator, producing the protein MECSLHSSAVMQMTISSWKDFEAPNSSVSDHILPKNQTIILVEDQSDLRWLLKRRLEINGYTCLEAANGREALALIQQHPSIRLILSDYLMPEMNGLQLLHVLRQDPKNRNIPFILITASWSDQLQHLGMNAGAFAILAKPYHHGELVHLLEQGLST; encoded by the coding sequence ATGGAATGTTCCTTGCATTCCTCTGCTGTCATGCAAATGACAATTTCATCTTGGAAGGATTTTGAGGCACCGAACTCATCGGTCTCCGATCACATCCTACCCAAGAACCAAACCATAATCCTGGTGGAGGATCAATCTGACCTCCGATGGCTACTGAAACGTAGACTTGAAATAAACGGGTACACGTGCCTGGAAGCGGCCAATGGTAGAGAAGCGTTGGCCCTTATTCAGCAGCACCCCTCCATTCGTCTGATCCTGTCCGATTACCTGATGCCGGAAATGAATGGGCTGCAACTGCTTCACGTCCTTCGGCAAGACCCCAAGAATCGAAATATCCCGTTTATACTGATCACGGCGAGTTGGTCAGATCAGCTCCAGCACCTGGGCATGAATGCAGGGGCCTTTGCGATCCTGGCCAAGCCTTATCACCACGGGGAACTCGTCCATCTCCTTGAACAAGGATTATCCACTTAA
- a CDS encoding alpha-1,4-glucan--maltose-1-phosphate maltosyltransferase, with translation MSTIPKTLQTLIIEHVEPELDGGRYPVKRIVGENLEVTADVFKEGHDTIGAVLRYKVLGQKEWSETPMHHVDNDRWAGSFLLAENTRYLYSVGAYVRSFETWRIELTKKHGVLPDLSSELLEGEAQVKEAMTKAKGPDKSELKLWLEKWKSASDQEARIAIALDPIVATLVDRHEQRAAWSTYEKELEVIVDRERARYGAWYEIFPRSEGTVPGKGGTFKDCEQRLPAIRDMGFDVLYLTPIHPIGETNRKGRNNSLKAKPGDPGSPWAIGSRHGGHDAVEPALGTMNDFDHFQQAVKNHGMEVAIDFAINATPDHPYVTQHPDWFKQRPDGTIKYAENPPKKYEDIYGFDFYTEAWQDIWQEMKRVLLFWIEHGVKIFRVDNPHTKPVIFWEWLIREIQLEHPDVLFLAEAFTRPKMMRVLAKAGYTQSYTYFTWRNSKGEMTEYLTELTRTQMQEYFRPNFFANTPDILPEILQQGGRPAFKFRLVLAATLSPTYGIYNSYELCENKAIPGTEEYQDSEKYEIRHWDWDRPGNIRDYITRINQIRRDHPALHTFTNLQFFPSDNDHILFYGKMNADKTDILLFAINMDPYTIHEARLRIPIEACGIGEQDTYQLHELIQDYRHQVVGGDYTIRLDPNDEPAAIFALRRRTRRESDFDYFM, from the coding sequence ATGTCTACTATTCCCAAAACCTTACAAACCCTAATCATTGAACATGTCGAGCCTGAACTGGATGGGGGACGCTATCCGGTCAAACGGATCGTCGGGGAGAACCTGGAGGTCACAGCGGACGTCTTCAAGGAAGGACACGACACCATCGGGGCCGTACTTCGTTACAAAGTGCTGGGGCAGAAGGAATGGTCGGAAACCCCCATGCATCACGTCGATAATGACCGGTGGGCTGGATCATTTCTCCTTGCAGAAAATACCCGGTATCTGTATTCCGTGGGAGCCTATGTCAGGAGTTTTGAAACCTGGAGAATTGAACTGACCAAGAAACATGGGGTGCTTCCGGACCTTTCCAGTGAATTATTGGAGGGGGAAGCCCAAGTCAAAGAGGCGATGACCAAAGCAAAAGGTCCCGATAAGTCCGAGCTGAAACTCTGGTTGGAAAAGTGGAAGTCGGCTTCCGACCAGGAAGCCCGGATCGCCATCGCCCTGGATCCGATTGTGGCCACACTCGTCGACCGACACGAACAGCGGGCTGCCTGGTCCACTTATGAGAAGGAATTGGAAGTGATTGTCGACCGTGAGCGTGCCCGGTATGGCGCCTGGTATGAAATCTTCCCTCGGTCAGAAGGAACCGTGCCGGGAAAGGGGGGAACATTTAAAGATTGTGAACAACGCCTTCCGGCCATCCGGGATATGGGATTCGATGTCCTCTATCTCACCCCTATTCATCCCATCGGAGAGACCAACCGCAAGGGCCGCAACAACAGTTTAAAGGCCAAGCCGGGCGATCCGGGCAGTCCCTGGGCCATCGGAAGTCGACATGGAGGACATGATGCGGTCGAACCGGCTCTCGGCACGATGAACGATTTTGACCATTTTCAACAAGCCGTCAAAAACCACGGAATGGAAGTCGCCATAGATTTCGCCATCAATGCCACCCCGGATCATCCCTACGTGACACAACATCCGGACTGGTTCAAGCAACGCCCGGACGGGACGATCAAATACGCCGAGAACCCTCCCAAAAAGTATGAAGACATTTATGGATTTGATTTTTATACCGAAGCCTGGCAGGACATCTGGCAGGAAATGAAGCGGGTCCTCCTCTTTTGGATTGAGCATGGAGTCAAAATTTTTCGAGTGGATAATCCCCACACCAAACCCGTGATCTTTTGGGAATGGCTCATTCGGGAAATTCAGTTGGAGCATCCTGATGTGTTGTTTCTAGCGGAAGCCTTCACCCGTCCAAAAATGATGCGGGTCCTGGCCAAAGCCGGCTATACCCAATCGTACACGTATTTTACGTGGCGAAATTCAAAAGGAGAAATGACCGAATACCTGACCGAATTAACCCGGACACAAATGCAAGAGTATTTCCGTCCGAACTTTTTCGCCAATACACCGGACATCCTGCCGGAAATTCTCCAACAGGGAGGTCGGCCGGCCTTTAAATTCCGGCTCGTGCTGGCCGCCACGCTCTCCCCGACCTACGGGATCTACAATAGCTATGAACTCTGTGAAAATAAGGCGATTCCCGGAACCGAGGAATATCAGGATTCGGAAAAATATGAAATCCGCCACTGGGATTGGGATCGTCCTGGAAACATCCGTGACTATATCACCCGCATCAACCAGATCCGACGGGATCACCCTGCCCTACACACCTTCACCAATCTGCAATTTTTCCCATCCGACAACGACCACATTCTTTTCTATGGAAAAATGAATGCCGACAAGACAGACATTCTTCTGTTCGCGATCAATATGGATCCCTATACCATCCATGAGGCTCGCCTGCGAATTCCGATTGAAGCATGCGGCATTGGTGAACAGGACACCTATCAATTGCATGAACTCATTCAAGATTATCGCCATCAAGTCGTGGGAGGTGACTACACCATTCGATTGGATCCTAACGACGAACCGGCCGCGATTTTCGCACTCCGCCGCCGGACTCGTCGTGAAAGCGACTTTGACTATTTCATGTAA